In one Carassius carassius chromosome 14, fCarCar2.1, whole genome shotgun sequence genomic region, the following are encoded:
- the LOC132157478 gene encoding GTP-binding protein 2-like, whose protein sequence is MDSLFGTAANNGASGRKTAKSGSKKCKNRSARYLKASNNPPYLPPEAEEGNIEYKLKLVDPTQYRFEHLATQMKWRLQEGRGEAVYQIGVEDNGLLVGLTEEDMKASLQTLRRMAERVGADITVLREREVDYESDEPHKIAEVLIRKVPDDQQFLDLRVAVLGNVDSGKSTLLGVLTQGELDNGRGRARLNLFRHLHEIQTGRTSSISIEILGFDSRGEVVNYSESRTAEEICESASKMITFIDLAGHHKYLKTTIFGLTSYCPDFAMLVVSANTGIAGTTREHLGLAMALKVPIFIVVSKVDLCTKGTVERTVRQLERILKQPGCNKVPMLVSSTDDAVTAAQKFAQSPSITPIFTLSSVSGESLDLLKVFFNILPPLSNSKEQEELMQQLTEFQVDEIYTVPDVGTVVGGTLYSGICREGEQLVVGPTDDGEFRELTVCSIQRNRSGCRVLRAGQAATLALGDFDRSLLRKGMVMVSPEMNPTICWRFEAEIVLLFHAKTFHKGFQVTVHVGNVRQTATVEALQGKDELRTGEKAVVRFRFIKHPEYLKVGAKLLFREGVTKGIGQVTKLQPASQHPSKTPQSQSCEA, encoded by the exons ATGGATTCGCTCTTTGGGACCGCGGCGAACAACGGAGCCTCCGGCAGAAAAACCGCCAAAAGCGGCAGCAAAAAGTGCAAAAACCGCTCAGCACGATATCTGAAAGCAAGCAATAATCCGCCTTATCTACCTCCAGAG GCTGAAGAGGGAAACATTGAGTACAAG CTGAAGCTGGTGGACCCCACGCAGTACCGCTTCGAGCACCTGGCCACACAGATGAAGTGGCGTCTGCAGGAGGGCCGCGGCGAGGCCGTGTATCAGATCGGGGTGGAGGACAACGGGCTGCTGGTGGGCCTGACAGAGGAGGACATGAAGGCCTCGCTCCAAACACTGCGCAGGATGGctgagag ggtggGTGCAGACATCACAGTTCTCAGAGAGCGGGAGGTGGATTACGAGTCGGACGAGCCTCACAAGATCGCTGAGGTGCTCATCAGGAAAGTGCCAGATGATCAGCAG TTCCTGGACCTGCGGGTAGCAGTGCTGGGTAACGTGGACTCAGGGAAGTCCACTCTGCTTGGTGTGCTCACACAAGGAGAGCTGGACAACGGGAGAGGAAGAGCGCGACTCAACCTCTTCAGACACCTTCATGAGATCCAGACCGGACGCACCTCCAGCATCAGCATCGAGATCCTGGGCTTTGACAGCAGAGGAGAG GTGGTGAACTACAGTGAGTCCCGAACGGCGGAGGAAATCTGCGAGAGTGCCTCTAAAATGATCACCTTCATAGACCTGGCAGGACACCACAAGTATCTCAAGACCACCATCTTTGGCTTAACCAGCTACTGTCCAGACTTTGCCATGCTCGTGGTCAGCGCCAACACCGGCATCG CGGGGACGACCCGAGAGCACCTGGGTCTGGCCATGGCTCTGAAGGTGCCCATCTTCATTGTGGTGAGTAAGGTGGACCTGTGCACCAAAGGCACCGTGGAGCGCACCGTCCGACAGCTGGAGCGCATCCTCAAGCAGCCGGGCTGCAACAAAGTGCCCATGCTGGTGTCCTCCACAGACGACGCCGTCACAGCCGCCCAGAAGTTTGCACAGTCACCCAG CATCACCCCTATCTTCACCCTGTCCAGTGTATCAGGGGAGAGTCTGGATCTGCTGAAGGTCTTCTTTAATATTCTACCTCCCCTCAGCAACAGCAAAGAGCAGGAGGAGCTCATGCAGCAGCTCACCGAGTTTCAG GTTGACGAGATCTACACAGTGCCAGATGTGGGGACAGTAGTTGGTGGGACTCTTTACAG TGGGATCTGCCGCGAGGGCGAGCAGCTGGTGGTGGGACCCACAGACGACGGGGAGTTTCGTGAGCTGACCGTGTGCAGTATCCAGAGGAATCGCTCCGGGTGCAGGGTGCTGAGAGCTGGACAGGCCGCCACTCTGGCGCTGGGAGATTTCGACCGTTCACTTTTACGAAAG GGAATGGTGATGGTCAGCCCGGAGATGAACCCCACTATCTGCTGGCGCTTTGAGGCTGAGATCGTTTTACTCTTCCATGCCAAAACTTTCCACAAGGGCTTCCAGGTGACGGTGCATGTGGGCAACGTTAGACAGACGGCTACAGTCGAGGCTCTGCAGGGAAAG GACGAGCTGCGCACCGGTGAGAAGGCCGTGGTGCGCTTCAGGTTCATCAAACACCCTGAGTATCTGAAGGTGGGCGCCAAGCTGCTCTTCAGAGAGGGAGTCACCAAAGGCATCGGCCAGGTCACCAAACTACAGCCTGCATCACAGCACCCATCCAAAACACCCCAGAGTCAGTCCTGTGAAGCTTGA